A window of Juglans regia cultivar Chandler chromosome 7, Walnut 2.0, whole genome shotgun sequence contains these coding sequences:
- the LOC109010492 gene encoding uncharacterized protein LOC109010492 translates to MSSCQSTGGMTSTPTLAPVRSEDPAWAHARAVPGARNNTECLYCNKIIRGGGITRLKHHLAGIPGDVEACKNVSEDVKWQMKELLNEMKKSKEKRRRIRSEIGGDIDLTSDDIDDRNSMEGQSQLSKGKGKSKESGTGESVGGLSRFFAPRTTPGAQPSIKSSMCSNEMIVKAKMAVARWWYDANLPFNAAQSKFYQPAIDAMTAIGSGFKGPSLYELRVNLLKMAVNEVQDYLQQIKKIWNETGCSLMADGWTNQKQQSIINFLVYCPKGTMFLKSVDTSGLRKDAETLFNIFDEVVQEIGAENLVQFITDNDASYKAAGKKLQQKYGSFYWSPCAAHCIDLMLENFSDPRYFPLIDDTIKKAKTITKFIYNHGWVLAFMRKDFTKGHDLCRPAVTRFATNFLSIQCLLLFKKELRQMFTCDKWIASNHSKSSIGKEIAEIVLEDKEFWVQCQFIVKVSEPLVRVLRLVDGDEKPAMGYLYDAMERAKENIKARCNNKVSLFSPFTRIIDSRWDRQLHSPLHAAGCFLNPGIYYSPNFKNKNEVIRGFNSCVMKMELDPDNQDKIIAELDLYKNAIGEFGHSLAIRQRDKINPVAWWTQFGCEVPTLQRESFAVLRKYRMKLNPVKCAFGVNSRMFLGFIVSKSGIEANTEKIDPILNMAPHKNINNVQGLAGRVAALNKFVSSIPSIRILVVPEDLATGEPGTESFPPIFSARLFGLKNAGFKNE, encoded by the exons atgtcTAGTTGTCAATCAACTGGTGGTatgacttcaactccaacactTGCTCCTGTAAGATCAGAAGATCCAGCATGGGCCCATGCACGTGCTGTGCCAGGGGCAAGAAATAATACTGaatgtttatattgtaataaaataattagaggtGGCGGGATCACTCGGTTGAAGCATCATCTAGCTGGAATTCCAGGCGATGTAGAAGCATGTAAAAATGTGTCTGAAGATGTAAAATGGCAAATGAAGGAGTtgcttaatgaaatgaaaaaaagcaaagagaagagaaggagaaTAAGGTCAGAGATTGGAGGCGATATAGATTTAACATCTGATGATATTGACGATCGTAATAGTATGGAGGGACAGTCTCAACTTTCAAAAGGTAAGGGGAAGTCGAAAGAATCTGGAACTGGAGAGTCAGTGGGgggattgagtagattttttgctcCAAGAACAACTCCTGGGGCCCAACCTTCAATTAAGAGTTCTAtgtgttcaaatgagatgattgtAAAAGCAAAGATGGCTGTAGCACGCTGGTGGTATGATGCTAATCTGCCTTTTAATGCTGCTCAATCTAAGTTTTATCAACCAGCTATTGATGCCATGACTGCCATTGGGTCAGGATTCAAAGGCCCatctttatatgagttgagagtaaatttgttaaaaatggCTGTGAATGAGGttcaagattatttgcaacaaattaagaagattTGGAATGAGACCGGTTGTTCACTAATGGCAGATGGTTGGACAAACCAGAAgcaacaatcaataatcaactTTCTTGTTTATTGTCCGAAAGGTACAATGTTTTTGAAGTCTGTTGATACATCTGGTCTTAGAAAAGATGCTGAAACATTGTTTAATATCTTTGATGAGGTTGTTCAAGAAATTGGAGCTGAGAATCTTGTGCAGTTCATAACGGACAATGATGCAAGTTATAAAGCTGCAGGAAAAAAGTTACAACAGAAGTATGGCTCTTTCTACTGGTCCCCATGTGCAGCTCATTGCATAGATTTaatgttggagaatttttctgatCCAAGATATTTTCCCCTTATTGATGATACcataaaaaaggcaaaaacGATAACAAAATTCATCTATAACCATGGCTGGGTTTTGGCATTTATGAGAAAAGACTTTACCAAAGGTCATGATTTGTGTCGTCCTGCAGTTACAAGATTTGCgacaaattttttaagtatcCAATGTTTGCTCTTGTTTAAGAAAGAACTCAGACAAATGTTTACTTGTGATAAATGGATTGCATCAAATCATTCTAAGAGCAGCATAGGGAAAGAGATAGCTGAGATTGTTTTAGAAGATAAAGAGTTTTGGGTTCAATGTCAATTCATTGTTAAAGTTAGTGAACCTTTGGTTCGTGTTCTACGACTTGTTGACGGGGATGAGAAGCCTGCAATGGGATACTTGTATGATGCAATGGAAAGAGCCAAAGAGAACATAAAAGCAAGATGCAATAACAAAGTCAGtttattcagtccattcaccagGATCATTGATTCCAGATGGGATAGGCAGCTTCACAGTCCATTACATGCAGCGGGTTGTTTTCTTAACCCTGGAATTTACTATAGccccaattttaaaaataaaaatgaagttatAAGAGGCTTCAACAGCTGTGTTATGAAAATGGAACTTGATCCCGATAATCAAGACAAGATCATTGCAGAACTTGACTTGTATAAGAATGCAATAGGTGAGTTTGGACATTCTTTAGCAATCCGCCAGCGTGATAAGATTAATCCag TTGCATGGTGGACCCAATTTGGTTGCGAGGTTCCAACGCTTCAAAG AGAATCTTTCGCGGTGCTACGCAAATACAGGATGAAGTTGAACCCAGTGAAATGTGCCTTCGGGGTCAACTCAAGAATGTTTTTGGGCTTTATCGTCTCAAAGAGTGGCATTGAAGCAAACACCGAGAAGATCGACCCCATTCTAAACATGGCGCCGCACAAAAACATTAACAACGTCCAAGGCTTGGCGGGTAGAGTAGCAGCCTTGAATAAGTTTGTGTCAAG TATCCCCTCAATAAGGATTCTTGTGGTTCCAGAGGATCTTGCTACAGGAGAACCAGGAACGGAGAGCTTTCCCCCTATTTTTTCCGCCCGACTCTTTGGTCTTAAAAATGCTGGTTTTAAGAATGAGTGA